A stretch of DNA from Danio rerio strain Tuebingen ecotype United States chromosome 10, GRCz12tu, whole genome shotgun sequence:
agccagGGCCGAAAGTTGAAGTTGTAATTTaaaatttcctaatttatttaataatgtttggaaatcaaaaacattattttaaattgtattaattactgcagtatacattttaattacaacttattacaataaaaaacataaacaatttatTCACcaagtggagttcaatgctgcatacactagtcaagcagaatctgcctttgccttcatttgctcactgatgtctATGCATTGTCCTCCATTGGGGTGTACgtacattaaaaaatattcacAACGTTTCAATTCAGTTAGTCTTTTGTAGCTTAGcaagaaaacaaacaatcaaactaaAAGGTTACATTTAATTAGAATTAGTTTCTAAACTATACTCATAATTCTCCCTCTCATCTCAGATGGGATTTggggccaaattaaaggttacaaTGGGACAACTTTGTCccgtgggccctagtttgggcatctctgctataAACCAATAAAAGTGAATAAGACCACAAGTCTCAAGCCAATAAAGTTCCGGTGGCTGTGCCCTCTCTTGACTCaaaaaaataaggtcagtatAGGGAGCATGTTTATGATCACTGCGAAGTGACATACACTACCCCCTCACCCAACACAATTCGCAAATTCCTCTGTTTAAAACAAAACCGAGTTAATGTGTCAGCAGCCTCACGTGAAACTTTGCCGtgtactgacactgaggagaagaatgtgttggaaaaagaagctacttttgttttatgtgcacaaaAATTATTCTCATTGCTTGATAATATTTCTCTCTGGTCAGTTTTGAGGATGTGTTTATGAGATCCCTTGAAAGATTTATGATTTAGGAGATTTGTGGTCTCCATGGCCGCCagtggaggatgagagagctctctgatttccCCTAAAATATCTTAAGTTATGTTCTTAAAACAAACTTCCAAACTTTCAGGCCTTTGAAATGACGAGGCTgagtatttacagtttttctcagtggctttggtggaTTTCTCAcaaaactatttacatttgcacaacagttaatgcttTGTTCAAAAgaaattagtacaaactgcaaaacctagttgataacctgttAAAGTGTGTCACTTTCTTAAAATGGATCGCTCATTCCTCAAaaacaagtattgatgtcaatgaaaatgtcagtgtcatcaagatgaaaagtcctgacaccattgtttatgaacaagctagtcaaatggctttgtcgtgttttcattatgacagtttactttctacatttttttaatgcaaaaaaagtgtgattttggtgacacttgctgaaaatgcaagtttatactatttgcacagccatttgaaaactacagtaaagttagacatcactgcatttagtgaggtatctgagtacaagacactgaatatgtatgtttcacatttttactgcagatgctctttgcaattctaatttatttacagcattgtgcaaaataataaatacacccatatttacaacaaacataaccttcctttgggtagagctgtgcacaactgtaaacaatattgcaatatttatcagaactgaacctacaacacacacaggtctgtaaatcatccatgaaattgttcaatttagaaggaATTTTCAGgaaaatttttaaacatttttataatatttacatttgacagattttgacacatacagtagttcaacatttttgtatgtaatgactcaagtagtGAAATAAGGACCATTCGTTTTATTTAccatgactattcagcattcacacgtttagttcattttgactgacatgacaagCAAATGAttatgttataaacagcagagagctGTATGAacgcatgtccaaaagcatttgcaatttgctggaagtaatgagaaactgctactatgatgtacacaaatgactaattgttttgagaaatgcatgcactgttgtgcaaatgtaaataatgtagtGTTGTGACAAATGCACCAAatcgactgagaaaaactgtaataactgAATTGTTGTTTTGGGgaaacacggtggcacagtggttagcactttcgcctcacagcaagaaggttgctggttcgagtccctgctgagtcagttggcctgtcattgtggagtttgcatgttctcactgtgttcacatgggttttctctgggtgctccggtttaacccacagtccaaagacatgcggtacacgtgaaattgaataagctaagtgaagtttattcataaactaatatcgagaggagcacgtgattatgattgaacacggctggttctgcattagcatgcatgatccaccaatcaggtcattcctaacccactataaagagccagggttttttcactacagtcatcttcgatttgaagaatccccccttccacccctaccttttcacctttccctccatagggcagcacggtggcccagtgactagcactgtcgcctcacagcaagaacgtcaccggttctagtccttcaacaggccggtggtcgtttctgtgtgtagtttgcatgttctacccgtgcttgcgtgggttttccccgggtcctccggtttcctcccacattccaaaaacatgcacaacaagtaaattgataaatctaaatttgcaataTAGGTAATCTTATATTAtcttatcttatattatattattatatataatcttatatcagcatatcttttaatagcattcaatttttagtcatcagctcttatcaagggggagttgtcgagatctacctgagctcgaggctcccctctcttcctccaaacgggagggagcccagggctcaagaaccttcgagctcagggctctctcccgggacagcatgccaaacttgcttataatcaatcatcagctaagtgtgaactcttgaaattagccgtagtgtatgcaAGTGTGTGCAAGAATgtgttggtgtttcccagtgttgcgttgcagctggatgggtttccactgtgtaaaacatatgatgaataagttggcggttcaatccactgAAGTGACCCCtgatcaggcacgtgcacacatagggctcaacctgtgcagtgcacatgccctttttagtcttggatagaaagtgcccttccaaaatgatcaaaagtgcccccgcgacacaccCCCTCCCGCCCTTCGTTAGGCAAGCGACAACACCGCTCtcgagtacgcgcgcgacaacactgctctcGAGTACGCGCGCGACGACACCGCTGATCAGAACATGCGTGCCAACGCCAACCCCAGCcaaccccaacccccccccccccccccccctttgaacagtctctgcacgggcctgcccctgatgaataaaggaactaggaatggatgaatgaatgaaattggccatTATGTTTTTgtctgaataagtgtgtatggatgtttccaagtctgagttgcagctgaaagctGAACTAACCTTTTAAACTGATGTTAATCATGAAGCTGATGAACAAATTGGTCAAATAATTCAAACCATAACAACATAATCACACAAGTTTTACATCATCTCACATAGTCAATTATTTGCAGAAATGTTCAAGCCCCTATATAAAaactgtttgtgtgttttgtattatAAGTGTCAATCAGAAAACTTGATCCAGATCAAGTTTTGTCAAATCTCAGTGTCAATGAGAATATGTGTCAGAATAGACTTACTGATGGCAGCTGTGCCATTCCCAGGTGTAGCGAGGCCTACTGGGAAGAAAGTCTGAGGTCCCTTGGTTCTTGACTCGCTGTGGAAACCTCAGCAACATACGCATGTCGTAGTCTCTCACGCTGGACCTGTATGCAGAGCTGCGCAACAAAAACAGTCCAACGGTTACAAAATATCAGACATTCCTTGAGTTTCTCATTTTGTCATAACAACTTTCAGAAAGTGTATCTTGGCCCGGTGGCCACATTCAGGCGCACATGGAACAAGTACAGATGCACGTTTCCAAAGCACTCCATTTACTGGACTAGACATTTCTTCTGCGCCCCAGTAATGTGTTTCGCAGTCATGCATGTGATCATTTTTCCATGTAAACAGCTTTATGCGAAACCTATTTGTAGAGTTTCTCACTTCCAATCGTGACTGGACTTTAGTTTAATTCTTTTCCCTGTCTCAGAGCTGGTTTGAGTTATGGGGTGTTCCTACCGCATGGGTTTTAAATTGGTCGCATGACTCATCCGTTACTCTTGGAGGAATACTTTCTTTCTCTAGTTGCAACCACGCATCAGAAATCTTGATTACATTCCTTCTACCTTGCCAAGCAGTTTTCCTCAGCGGCACATCTGAGGTTGTACATCGGGACTCGCTGCACGTAGGTGGATGCTTGGATGTAGTATGGGTCTCCCACAAGATCAGGCAAACCTACGAAACACTGCAATGGTTTATTAAAAGATAAAAGAATATGCACAGATCTTTATGAAATGTCTAAAGCCCATATGACACAGACCACCCTGACCAGCAAACCAACTTAACCTGctttttcttctgtggaacaatGTCATTATTTCAAGCTAAcactttcaattaaattaaaaaacacgCAATTATGCAGATGAAATTCAAGAGTTAGATCAAATGGCGTCATGCACTTTTTTTTAGAGCAACACCAGTAATTTTGCTGCCTCACTTGGTatcaaaacacattttagtttttaatgtaaAGTGGTAGTTTTCAATTAGCCAATCATTATGAATGTTGTAGCTTGATTTGACAGAAATTGGACAATAAAATTGTTGATTTAGCaaaatgtttttgaaccacaaTAATTTTGTCTGAActttcaaatttttaaaatatttttgttacctGGAAAGgtgcaatttttttctcttttaatcaAACATTCTTAATCCACAATAATtatgcaaattaagttaaacagtTATAATCAATTTATCAATTAAATTGAAGTTTTAGACATTATAACTAAGTAGGCCTATTtttagatagacagacacactcaaaaattacttttacagcATGTTCAAACTACTCAGTCTTATGGTTGggggggatagatagatagatagatagatagatagatagatagatagatagatagatagatagatagatagatagatagatagatagatagatagatagatagatagatagatagatagatagatagatagatagatagatagatagatagatagatagatagatagatagatagatagttagatagatagatagatagatagatagatagatagatagatagatagatagatagatagatagatagatagatagatagatagatagatagatagatagatagatagatttttaccATTTTGGAAGTATCCAGTGCCATATCCCGGGCGTTGTGCGGGACGAGGTCTCTCATACGTGtcgtaataattataatatgggTTGTCCGGGTCAGTAGACTTGTAGGGGTTGTAAGGATCATCACCAACCATCACTTCATCATCGCCCGCGGGTCTGTCGGTGCCGTTGATTGACCGCAGCGGGTCTGTGTGGTTTCTGCGCCCGTGAACTCCTCTGGTGCGCGCTCCGTCACCTGACAGCCAGCGCGACGCGCCTCCGCGCGCACCGGTACCTGACGGCACGCGCACAGACCCGCGGCTCTGGGAGGCTCGTGAAGGCGCTGAGCTGTCGGTTCTCGTTGCTGCATCATCATTGCGGACGATGGCTACCGGTCTGGCTTGCGCCTGCTCTTTGTTTCCGTCTCGTTTTAACGGCGGCTGATATTCCGAACCTTGACTTAATATACTAAAGAGTTTGCCATTGTGCTGCCATTGTATGGTTTGTCTGAGAGCTGCTGCTCCAGTGTTGCCCTGGCGCTGAGTTTGACCAGTTTGTGCTATGCAACTTAATAAACACACGTGCGCAAATGCGTAAATGAAGGTGTCAATTAAACTCATACTCATTTTAAGCTAAATTGGCTTGTCCAGTTCTTCTACTTGCCGACGTTCCAGTTACTGAATTGGGGGAACAAAAAAAAACTGGGCTAAGTTGCGCTCTTTCATAAagcttgtttaaaataaacaattaatttaaataaagtgagaCTTACATAACGGAAAGGTGAGATCTCAGTGCGACCTCCTATTGCTCTGCACTTGGACTAACTGATGCACAAGGGGAAGAGGGAGGAGGAGCTGATTTTTAAAGTTTCTTGTTATACAAGCTCCGGTAACGGAAAAAAAATGCCCGTTCTAGTGAAGCTGTAAAACGTGAGATTTGGCTTGTTCAAAAGCAAGACGAAAACATGCAAAGAGTTCAAAATGGGAATTATAAATGGGTTATTTAGCCTacatcaatgaaaaaaaaacatttattgactTTGTCCACACTGCAGTAGATTCAGAGGCACATTAATGATGAAGCAAATAAATTTAATcagtaaaatggtgtttaaaagaaaatgtaaagaaaacatttttttaagtgactAACAATCAAGTAAAACGTGCTTGAATGCATTGCTGAGTGCTTGAATGTAATTATATGATAAAAGGTCTAAGCGTGCAGTTATTTTCAGTGAGATGCGAACATAAGTATAGCTCCAGGCAAGTTTAACTGCATTACAGTTATACCACTGAGCTgaattgttaaaattattattatttagatccTTACAGCCAAGTACAGCAAGAATCAAAACTAAGATATTTAGCTGGTAGAAATTTCATTACAGGTTCATTCTTAAAAATAATAGTTCTGAAAAAGGTGACATTACAAAAATCCCATAGCACAACAGTTTATGGCTCCCTATTTGTTGTAGCTTTGTTTGCACTCAACGAACCTTTTCACAGTTACTAGAACCATTTCAatgcccacatagcaaaatttctctggcccagctctggcccacacaatcaggttttgcttggcccacatgccgcagtgaattacggtacatgactggaccaaatcttgcttccagacaagggccaaacacagaccatatctgggccaagtctcagccaagttaataactcataactgggcctgaactgggccagataggttggtgtgtcacgattgcaatgaaattgataaacccatggagtgatgcgctttaggcacactatgggcacactttttctcaaagtgacctgattggtagaattttttttctttactcaaaaatgattttagtgtattttaaatgtgggtcaagactggccaaactcacatggcccacttatcaaatttttaaatctgggccaaatgctacgtttttcatctggcccaaatcttgtgtgccgccttaaagacggtgccacctatgccaaacccgggccatgtttggcccacatgctgtatgccagtgccggatgaatgcctgctgtgccagctttatgccaaatctgggccagaattctttgctactagggtgttTATTTTGGAATGCCTTTTTAGGAGAACTAAATTAGCTTACTTCAGAAAAGAGCATATCCAACACAACAGAAATACAGTGATGCAAGTAACACTGATTTGGTGGACACATTATTATAGTGCAGTATTTCGCATGACTGATGTCACCGTCAGTCAGCTTATGTCTCTTCTGAGTTTCAAAGAGCTGATCATAAAAATATTACTATGAACATTTTTCTAGTAGACAATTCATGGCATGATGCAGCTTGGTTCGCTTTTGGAATGTTCCATTGTGTGGAAACCTGGAACTTGGTACCTGTTTCCAAAGTAAGCTATACCTTTACTAAAATGTGACATGTGAACCCTGCAGATCACTGATTGGCCAGAGAGAATCAACTCTATTGGTAGTCCACACATCTTTAGTTGGTCTGTAGAAGACCTAAAATACACAAACATGTGGTAAAGTAGGACACAAAAGGAAATAAACACAGGTTAATGAGCACAATCCTGCCTCTGCACAAAAGGGTTCTTATACAAAAGTGCTCCTAAAAGTCATCGTAAGTAATAGTATTATAAACAGGTGGCAGAGTGCAGCAGGAGATTATATCACAGCAAATGAGGCGACAACTATGGCTGTATCTGAAATTGTCCCTATAGCCTTGTGCTCTATAAAGTaaatctggtaacactttacaataacagtacatgaataatgatgtattaatatgtaaactaaacattactttattatgaattaatgatgagttaagttATGCACTAATTATGAATTAACTTTACTACAACATGATTCATATGAGTTCgtgtgtgaataatggctaccttaattacttgttagttcatgattgtttgttaattaatgtattaagtaccacattagtttatgcttaatttaaccatgatgaactcatgatatgttaatgtataattatgttgtgactttacttggaggggcacatcatcattaaccaattcttaactactcatggaTTTCTTATCCATGTccaactagtgagtttacactgaataacaatacaaaagtgttctgtcaacatcaacatgaagaggagttcataagtagttaaggatgagttaatagtgatgtgcccctccaagtaaagtcatgacataactatacattaacagctcatgagttcatgttggttacatttagcctaaacttaaatgttaattaatacattaattaacaacatgtactaacaagtaattaaggtagtcgttattcacacatgaactcatgtgactcatgttgtacttAAAGTTAATTCATAATTGAAttgtgcataccttaactcatcattaattcataataaattaatgtttagtttacatattaatacatcattattcatgtactgttattgtaaagtgttaccgtaaatCTTGGTATGCAAGAACGATGGTACGAAAGAGATCAGTATGAAGCAGCactaaattacagaaaaaatacaGCTGCAACAGATTTTTCTTTGTGTTGCCTTTGGAACTAGGCTACTTCACAAGCCATCGGTTCAAATGCACGCAAgaacacaaaatgcaggatatacataTAAGCATTTATTCAGCTACACTGAATGTGTATATTAGcaacacaatatttatttatatattttgtgtttacaGTGAAATTTGTCACATGTGTTTGTGATGAATGAAAAATCAGCATGTAAACCTATTTCTGGCTATTTTTTAAACTTAACTAAGGCACATACCTACTATGTAAGTATGTAAGTAACAATTTAGCTAATCCAGCTGAATTCGGAAGTTCATGCTCCAAAAAAAGTTCAAATTCTTATCACAAGATGACATTCACTACGGAATACTATCGATGTAAGTTTCTAGATAGATgatattttaattgttaaatgaACAGAACacaagcagtggtgcagtaggtagtgctgtcgcctcacagcaagaaggttgctgggttgagccccggctcagttggcgtttctgtgtggagtttgcatgttctccctatattcgcgtgggtttcctctaggtgctccggtttcccccacagtccaaagacatgcggttcaagtgaattgggtaggctaaattgtccgtagtgtatgagtgtgtgtgaatgagtgtgtgttgatgtttcatagagatgggttgcagctggaagggcatccgctgtgtaaaaacttgctgaataagttggcggttcattctgctgtggcgaccccggataaataaagggactaagatgacaagaaaacgaatgaatgagttACACAGGGAATTTAATGCTTAATCTCACTTACTCACATTCACTCCTTCAGGTGGACTATTTTAGTGAGCTAATTGTAGGGAATGAGGGTAAAGGGGGGATTTTGGATACATCCTATATAAATAGAAAAGCACCATTCATTCTCGGGGAGCTGGGTCTGGTGACTAGTTCCTTgaagtaaacattttaataaagcattttaatagaATGTAGAACTTTTCcccactataaataaaaaataaaaattaaaaaattaaaaatataaaaaatataaaaatataaaaataaataaataaataaataaaaatctcctTTTTATTGCATACTTTCTCTCGCATTTGGTGGTACCGAACACACTTAGATGATGCAGAGACTCAGGTGTGCGCCCaagtaattcatatttttttctctctatctAAAATCCTCTGCATTAATAACATTTGTCTACTAAAAATGGATCAGGTCTctgttaaaatgatttttgaatgATGCATTTCTTCAATATAAGATTGACTAGTCTGTTAACTTGAACAAAAACCATGTTTGTTAAACcaattaaaaatgtgatttatttaaatatgctaattactttattttttaggcCAGTTGATTGCACAATAAACTGATGTTCTGAATATCAGAGGCTTACATTGCACAATTACAAGTTTTTCGAACTATTAATAGCAAAAGATGTCTGATCAAAGACAGATGTGTTTTTTAAGTAAGCCTTTGTCATATTGTGTTGTGACATCCCTCTCAGTCTGACTTTTGGATGAACTTTTACGAGGCAcatcaaaaaaacaaaagccctccTGGCGAAATGTCTCCACATATCAGTGTTCTTGTATGATGACGCtgacaaagcaaaacagatttacACAACATTGCCTGTACAGGAAGTTGTTGCTcataaaacaaaatctgttttATATTTTCCTCCTATAACTTTTACTAAATCCTTTACAACTTTCTGGTTCTTTTATAAAAAGTGAAAGCAAAGTCATTTGTGGGGCCTTCACAGGTTTACGAGGTGCAGCTTTAAACATCACGTGTGCTTACTTACAGTAGGAGCTCCATGTGTAGTTGGAAACTGCTCTACGTTCATCACATGATGCTCTGTTTATAACATTCAATCATAAACGCACCTGGGCCACCCAGACCTTAACGTAGATGTCTCCTTCCACTCTTTCCTTTAACTCGTCCTCTCATATGACCCAACTGTTGCCTTAAACTTTCCCATGAGCGATGCATCCAATGGCTTGCAAAAGAAGCGTAATTGCTACTTAGAAGAACTTAATCAATGGTCTGCAAATTCTGTGTCTAGCCTCTAAAACCACTCATGCCCAGTGACAAACCACAAGGACCAACTCTGAAGGACTAGCTGGAGAGCCTTCTAAAGGCTTTTTTCATTGAACCAATagaaaatatactttaaatttcAGGGTTCACTGAACGTGCatcttaaattaaatatgtaaagttTTTCATTGTGGCATTCAATCTAAAGCCACGTTATCTTAGGCAACGCAAAATGACTTCATTAAAATGACTGTTTTAGTTGGGTATTACTATAATCATCATCCACTTCATCCATTATGCAAACTCTGTTGCAGACACTAGAGGGCATATTTTAACTTAATACAGTTCTGTCATTTATTGATAATCTAAAGATCTGCTATAAGCAGTTGAGATAGTTCTTCCATTCTGTTCATTTAGaacaatagataaaa
This window harbors:
- the loxa gene encoding protein-lysine 6-oxidase isoform X1 is translated as MSMSLIDTFIYAFAHVCLLSCIAQTGQTQRQGNTGAAALRQTIQWQHNGKLFSILSQGSEYQPPLKRDGNKEQAQARPVAIVRNDDAATRTDSSAPSRASQSRGSVRVPSGTGARGGASRWLSGDGARTRGVHGRRNHTDPLRSINGTDRPAGDDEVMVGDDPYNPYKSTDPDNPYYNYYDTYERPRPAQRPGYGTGYFQNGLPDLVGDPYYIQASTYVQRVPMYNLRCAAEENCLASSAYRSSVRDYDMRMLLRFPQRVKNQGTSDFLPSRPRYTWEWHSCHQHYHSMDEFSHYDLLDATTHRRVAEGHKASFCLEDTSCDYGYYRRYACTSHTQGLSPGCYDTYNADIDCQWIDITDVKPGNYILKVSVNPSYQVPESDYSNNVVRCDVRYTGNYAYVSGCHISQY